A single window of Microbispora hainanensis DNA harbors:
- a CDS encoding sugar ABC transporter ATP-binding protein, with the protein MSNTDVVAEVRAGTKRYPGVTALSDVDFAVRRGEVRALLGKNGAGKSTLIKVLSGAEHLDSGEALVRGTSLAGLGTRDVAALGVATVYQELSLVPEMTVAENLFLGAWPRSRGALDLRRMRADAKEAMARIGVDIDVDSPVGALGSAGQQLVEIARAVAQRPTLLILDEPTSSLAAAEVRQVIDVVRTVAEQGVAVIYVSHRMDEIRQVADTATVVRDGRIVETLPVRTASTHEIVAMMLGAAPEAVAGRTRRPSAEPPVLSARGLVSDRLNGLDIDVRPGEILGIAGVLGSGRTETLRALVGLDRPASGEIRLRGEPVRPGAFAAMLAKGLGMTPENRRREGIVPLMGVDENIVISDLRKVSRSGVLDRRAIRQAARALIDRLAIKTARPGTPIGTLSGGNQQKAVLARWLHAGSDVLLLDEPTRGVDVEAKRQIYDQMRLLADDGRAVVFVSSEVEELADVCDRIVVLRGGRAVAELSGDEIELNRVMALAIAEE; encoded by the coding sequence ATGTCGAACACCGACGTCGTCGCGGAGGTGCGCGCCGGCACCAAGCGCTACCCCGGCGTCACCGCTCTCAGCGACGTCGACTTCGCGGTGCGGCGCGGCGAGGTCCGCGCGCTGCTGGGCAAGAACGGCGCCGGCAAGTCCACCCTGATCAAGGTCCTGTCCGGCGCCGAGCACCTCGACTCGGGCGAGGCGCTCGTACGCGGCACGTCGCTGGCGGGCCTCGGCACGCGCGACGTCGCCGCGCTGGGGGTCGCGACCGTCTACCAGGAGCTGAGCCTGGTGCCGGAGATGACGGTCGCGGAGAACCTGTTCCTGGGGGCCTGGCCGCGCTCGCGCGGCGCGCTCGACCTGCGCAGGATGCGCGCCGACGCGAAGGAGGCGATGGCGCGCATCGGCGTGGACATCGACGTCGACAGCCCGGTCGGCGCGCTGGGCTCCGCCGGGCAGCAGCTCGTGGAGATCGCCCGCGCCGTCGCCCAGCGGCCCACCCTGCTCATCCTCGACGAGCCGACCAGTTCGCTGGCCGCCGCCGAGGTCCGGCAGGTCATCGACGTCGTACGGACCGTCGCGGAGCAGGGCGTGGCGGTCATCTACGTCAGCCACCGCATGGACGAGATCCGGCAGGTGGCCGACACCGCCACGGTCGTCCGCGACGGCAGGATCGTCGAGACGCTGCCGGTGCGCACGGCCTCGACGCACGAGATCGTGGCGATGATGCTCGGCGCGGCGCCCGAGGCCGTCGCGGGCCGGACCCGCCGCCCCAGCGCCGAGCCGCCCGTGCTGTCGGCGCGCGGCCTGGTCAGCGACCGGCTGAACGGCCTCGACATCGACGTGCGGCCCGGCGAGATCCTGGGCATCGCCGGGGTGCTCGGCTCGGGCCGCACCGAGACGCTGCGCGCCCTGGTCGGGCTCGACCGCCCGGCGTCCGGCGAGATCCGTCTGCGCGGCGAGCCCGTACGGCCCGGCGCGTTCGCCGCGATGCTCGCCAAGGGGCTCGGCATGACGCCGGAGAACCGGCGGCGCGAGGGGATCGTGCCGCTGATGGGCGTCGACGAGAACATCGTCATCAGCGACCTGCGCAAGGTGAGCAGGTCGGGCGTGCTGGACCGCCGGGCGATCCGGCAGGCCGCCCGGGCGCTCATCGACCGCCTGGCGATCAAGACGGCCCGCCCGGGGACGCCGATCGGCACGCTCAGCGGCGGCAACCAGCAGAAGGCCGTGCTCGCCCGATGGCTGCACGCGGGAAGCGACGTGCTGCTCCTCGACGAGCCCACCCGCGGCGTGGACGTGGAGGCCAAGCGCCAGATCTACGACCAGATGCGCCTGCTGGCCGACGACGGGCGCGCCGTGGTCTTCGTGTCGAGCGAGGTGGAGGAGCTGGCCGACGTCTGCGACCGGATCGTCGTCCTGCGCGGCGGGCGCGCCGTCGCCGAGCTGAGCGGCGACGAGATCGAGCTGAACCGGGTCATGGCCCTGGCCATTGCCGAGGAGTGA
- a CDS encoding ABC transporter permease, whose amino-acid sequence MSTTTPTGPPATKADARGGQRNTQRLNEIGLIGAIVVLFVVLSATAPGFLSVTNQLAILRDAATIGVVAWAMTLVIVAGEIDISIGPAVAFSSVLLAKATGEWHIPFALAVLVCLAVGLLLGAGAGFLRARWGIPSFVATLGLWSALRGLAQYMTDGLPVPLDANGFLDVLAGSILGIPTPAIIMAVLFVVFLFVANRTAYGRSVFAVGGNAEAARLAGINVSRIRVILFATTGLLAAVSGLLLAARLGSGNGGASVGLEFDVIAAVVIGGTSLAGGKGSLLGTLLGVAFITVIGNGLVLLGVNAFFQDVVRGVIIVGAVLINVLLSKRNGARSA is encoded by the coding sequence ATGAGCACGACCACGCCCACCGGCCCGCCCGCGACCAAGGCGGACGCCCGGGGCGGGCAACGCAACACCCAACGGCTGAACGAAATCGGGCTCATCGGGGCCATCGTGGTGCTGTTCGTGGTGCTGTCCGCCACCGCGCCGGGCTTCCTGTCCGTGACGAACCAGCTGGCCATCCTGCGCGACGCGGCGACGATCGGCGTCGTGGCCTGGGCGATGACCCTCGTCATCGTGGCCGGTGAGATCGACATCAGCATCGGCCCCGCCGTGGCGTTCTCGTCGGTCCTGCTGGCCAAGGCCACCGGGGAGTGGCACATCCCGTTCGCCCTCGCCGTACTGGTCTGCCTCGCGGTGGGCCTGCTGCTCGGGGCCGGGGCCGGATTCCTGCGCGCCCGCTGGGGCATCCCGTCGTTCGTCGCCACGCTCGGCCTGTGGAGCGCGCTGCGCGGGCTGGCGCAGTACATGACCGACGGCCTGCCGGTGCCGCTGGACGCCAACGGGTTCCTCGACGTGCTGGCCGGGAGCATCCTCGGCATCCCGACCCCGGCCATCATCATGGCCGTCCTGTTCGTCGTGTTCCTCTTCGTGGCCAACCGCACGGCGTACGGCCGCTCGGTCTTCGCGGTCGGCGGCAACGCCGAGGCCGCCCGCCTCGCGGGCATCAACGTCTCGCGGATCCGGGTGATCCTGTTCGCCACGACCGGCCTGCTCGCCGCGGTCAGCGGCCTGCTGCTGGCCGCGCGCCTCGGATCCGGCAACGGCGGCGCGTCGGTGGGCCTCGAATTCGACGTGATCGCCGCGGTCGTGATCGGCGGCACCTCCCTCGCCGGCGGCAAGGGATCGCTGCTCGGCACCCTGCTGGGCGTCGCCTTCATCACCGTCATCGGCAACGGCCTCGTGCTGCTCGGGGTCAACGCCTTCTTCCAGGACGTGGTGCGCGGCGTGATCATCGTCGGCGCCGTGCTGATCAACGTGTTGCTCTCCAAGCGGAACGGAGCCCGTAGCGCATGA
- a CDS encoding zinc-dependent alcohol dehydrogenase family protein → MTTMKGVYLPGDFTAVLRDVEVPTPGPGQLLVRVGASGICGSDLSYIYRGHKTHVGQEGAAYKGVVAGHEPSGQVVEAGPGCRRFGVGDRVIVYHISGCGLCPNCRRGHMISCSDPERRSAYGWQRDGGHAEYILVEESTAVPLPDELSYVDGALIACGFGTAYEGLLRTGVGGRDDLLVVGLGPVGLAAAMISRGLGATRVLGVERSPERAAHARSLGLFDEVLIADDGVAEALDEATEGRGCSVTMDCSGSAAGRSVAIRGAAEWGRVSLVGEGGRLETEVSDLLLHRQLTLYASWVTSLQAMEELAFRLVRWGASPQRLVTDVLPLEQADEAYRLADSGRTGKVCLVPAQRA, encoded by the coding sequence ATGACCACCATGAAAGGCGTCTACCTGCCCGGCGACTTCACCGCCGTGCTCCGCGACGTGGAGGTGCCCACGCCCGGCCCCGGCCAGCTGCTCGTACGCGTGGGCGCGTCCGGCATCTGCGGCAGCGACCTGTCGTACATCTACCGGGGGCACAAGACCCACGTCGGCCAGGAGGGCGCGGCGTACAAGGGGGTCGTGGCCGGGCACGAGCCCAGCGGCCAGGTCGTGGAGGCCGGGCCGGGCTGCCGCCGGTTCGGGGTGGGCGACCGCGTGATCGTCTACCACATCTCCGGCTGCGGGCTGTGCCCGAACTGCCGCCGCGGCCACATGATCAGCTGCTCCGACCCCGAGCGCAGGTCGGCGTACGGCTGGCAGCGCGACGGCGGCCACGCCGAATACATCCTGGTCGAGGAGAGCACGGCCGTGCCGCTGCCCGACGAGCTGTCCTACGTGGACGGCGCCCTGATCGCCTGCGGGTTCGGCACGGCGTACGAGGGCCTGCTGCGCACCGGGGTCGGCGGGCGCGACGACCTGCTCGTGGTCGGTCTCGGGCCGGTCGGGCTGGCCGCCGCCATGATCTCCCGAGGGCTCGGTGCGACCCGGGTGCTCGGCGTGGAGCGCTCGCCCGAGCGCGCCGCGCACGCCCGGTCGCTCGGCCTGTTCGACGAGGTCCTGATCGCCGACGACGGGGTCGCCGAGGCCCTCGACGAGGCGACCGAAGGACGCGGCTGCTCGGTGACGATGGACTGCTCGGGCTCGGCCGCGGGCCGCAGCGTCGCGATCCGGGGCGCGGCCGAGTGGGGCCGGGTCTCCCTGGTGGGCGAGGGCGGCCGGTTGGAGACGGAGGTCTCCGACCTGCTGCTGCACCGCCAGCTCACCCTGTACGCCTCCTGGGTCACCTCGCTGCAGGCGATGGAGGAGCTGGCCTTCCGCCTGGTGCGGTGGGGCGCGAGCCCGCAGCGGCTGGTGACCGACGTGCTGCCGCTGGAGCAGGCCGACGAGGCATACCGGCTGGCCGACTCCGGGCGCACCGGCAAGGTCTGCCTGGTCCCCGCGCAGCGCGCGTGA
- a CDS encoding DUF4380 domain-containing protein: protein MSEEPLITLAAPWGEAVVLPGRGGRIISLRAAGREWLWRNPDLLDASLALTPAARRLPAPTGFASWANWGGDKTWPAPQGWSSPEEWAGPPDPVLDAGAYAVLERDDLRVRLRSGDDPRTGLAVTRTVTMQADQAVLVVDSELENVTDHPVRWAAWTVTQFETESFRGHDDPRCGVWVGLTDRHRAPVTLFAPDGAPVLERVSPSAGRVPVRDVVGKIGIGGTAGWLAVVAPGGATLTQRFDVRPGAPYPDQGSEVAIWMQYPKDEELEGLEGLRPTARLVEAETMSPLTSLAPGEVLRHRVTWSVTPTPPHV, encoded by the coding sequence ATGAGCGAGGAGCCGCTGATCACGCTGGCCGCGCCCTGGGGAGAGGCGGTCGTCCTGCCGGGGCGCGGCGGGCGGATCATCTCGCTGCGCGCCGCGGGCCGCGAGTGGCTGTGGCGCAACCCCGACCTGCTCGACGCGTCGCTCGCGCTCACCCCCGCCGCGCGGCGGCTGCCCGCCCCCACCGGGTTCGCGAGCTGGGCCAACTGGGGCGGCGACAAGACCTGGCCCGCCCCGCAGGGATGGTCGTCGCCCGAGGAGTGGGCGGGGCCGCCCGACCCGGTGCTCGACGCCGGTGCGTACGCGGTGCTGGAGCGCGACGACCTGCGCGTACGGCTGCGCAGCGGTGACGACCCGCGCACCGGGCTGGCCGTCACCCGCACGGTGACGATGCAGGCCGACCAGGCGGTCCTCGTGGTCGACAGCGAGCTGGAGAACGTCACCGATCACCCGGTGCGGTGGGCGGCCTGGACGGTGACCCAGTTCGAGACCGAGTCGTTCCGCGGGCACGACGATCCCCGATGCGGGGTGTGGGTCGGGCTGACCGACCGCCACCGGGCGCCGGTGACGCTGTTCGCGCCCGACGGCGCGCCGGTCCTGGAGCGGGTCTCCCCCTCGGCGGGCCGGGTGCCGGTCCGCGACGTCGTCGGCAAGATCGGCATCGGCGGCACGGCCGGATGGCTCGCCGTGGTCGCCCCCGGCGGGGCGACGCTGACGCAGCGGTTCGACGTGCGGCCGGGCGCGCCCTACCCCGACCAGGGCTCCGAGGTCGCGATCTGGATGCAGTACCCCAAGGACGAGGAGCTTGAGGGGCTGGAGGGCCTGCGCCCCACGGCACGGCTGGTCGAGGCCGAGACCATGTCGCCCCTGACCTCGCTCGCCCCCGGAGAGGTGTTGCGCCACCGCGTGACCTGGTCCGTGACGCCGACGCCCCCGCACGTCTGA
- a CDS encoding DUF72 domain-containing protein — MRLHVGCAMWTHAPWQGRLLPHPLPPGERLRAYATWCNAVEGNTTFYATPSRSTVESWAGQTDPGFRFVVKLPRPITHERRLTGADDDLRAFLDAIEPLGPRAHALWIQLPGSFGPADAGALAAFLGRLPRDHRYAVEVRHRAFFEDTRAARLLERVLAVAGAEWVPFDTTVLFRTPPTSDAERDAWSKKPRVPLRTAALTDRPIVRYIGRDDPERTAEGWRHWVETVAGWLREGRSPTVFVHTPDNADAPTLARRFHDDVRAEVPGLEPLPEPMAPETPDEPLTLF; from the coding sequence ATGCGGCTTCATGTGGGATGCGCGATGTGGACGCACGCGCCGTGGCAGGGGCGTCTCCTGCCGCACCCGCTTCCTCCGGGGGAGCGGCTGCGCGCCTACGCCACCTGGTGCAACGCGGTCGAGGGCAACACGACGTTCTACGCCACGCCCTCGCGGAGCACGGTGGAGTCGTGGGCGGGGCAGACCGATCCCGGCTTCCGCTTCGTGGTCAAGCTGCCCAGGCCGATCACCCATGAGCGCCGCCTGACCGGGGCCGACGACGACCTGCGGGCCTTCCTCGACGCGATCGAGCCGCTGGGCCCGCGCGCCCACGCGCTGTGGATCCAGCTTCCCGGCTCGTTCGGCCCGGCGGACGCCGGGGCGCTCGCGGCCTTCCTCGGCCGGCTTCCCCGCGACCACCGCTACGCCGTCGAGGTGCGGCACCGCGCGTTCTTCGAGGACACCCGGGCCGCGCGGCTGCTTGAGCGGGTGCTGGCCGTGGCCGGCGCCGAGTGGGTGCCGTTCGACACGACCGTGCTGTTCCGCACCCCGCCGACCAGCGACGCCGAACGGGACGCCTGGTCGAAGAAGCCGCGCGTGCCGCTGCGGACCGCCGCCCTCACCGACCGCCCGATCGTCCGCTACATCGGCCGCGACGACCCGGAGCGTACGGCCGAGGGCTGGCGGCACTGGGTGGAGACCGTCGCCGGATGGCTGCGCGAGGGACGCTCGCCGACCGTGTTCGTGCACACCCCGGACAACGCCGACGCGCCGACGCTCGCCCGGCGCTTCCACGACGACGTACGCGCCGAGGTGCCCGGCCTGGAGCCGCTGCCCGAGCCCATGGCGCCGGAGACGCCGGACGAGCCGCTGACTCTGTTCTGA
- a CDS encoding methyltransferase produces MDRMTTARGDLDLARFPEDPRDPLRAWDAADAYLLRHLDEREGGPVDLSGSLVVVGDRWGALSTALATALSTSLATALAAQRPVHRPTQISDSFLGQQATRANLERNGLGADAVRLRTTRDAPPDRIDVLLVRVPKSLALLEDQLHRLAPHVHEDTVVVGAGMVTEIHTSTLKLFERVLGPTRTSLAVRKARLIFCSPDPGLSRGANPWPRSYALPADIGVLSGLTVVNHAGVFSAERLDAGTRLLLSALPARTGPEHVVDLGCGNGVIGLAAALSNHEAEVTFIDESYQALASAEATFRANAPDDAAARFEAADGLAGFPPGTADLVLNNPPFHTHRGRTDATAWRMFNGSRAALRRGGELWVVGNRHLGYHVKLRRLFGNCTVVASDPKFVVLRAVKR; encoded by the coding sequence ATGGACCGTATGACGACGGCGCGGGGGGATCTCGACCTCGCCCGCTTTCCCGAGGATCCCCGCGACCCGCTCCGCGCGTGGGACGCGGCCGACGCCTACCTGCTGCGGCACCTCGACGAGCGCGAGGGCGGGCCGGTGGACCTGTCCGGGAGCCTGGTCGTGGTGGGCGACCGGTGGGGCGCCCTGTCCACCGCACTGGCCACTGCACTGTCCACCTCACTGGCCACCGCGCTCGCCGCGCAGCGCCCCGTCCACCGTCCCACGCAGATCAGCGACTCGTTCCTCGGGCAGCAGGCCACCCGCGCCAACCTGGAGCGCAACGGCCTCGGCGCGGACGCCGTACGGCTGCGCACGACCAGGGACGCGCCGCCGGACCGGATCGACGTGCTGCTGGTGCGGGTGCCCAAGAGCCTGGCCCTCCTGGAGGACCAGTTGCACCGGCTCGCCCCGCACGTGCACGAGGACACGGTGGTCGTCGGCGCGGGGATGGTCACCGAGATCCACACCTCGACGCTGAAGCTGTTCGAGCGCGTCCTCGGGCCGACGCGGACCTCGCTGGCGGTCAGGAAGGCGCGGCTGATCTTCTGCTCGCCCGATCCCGGGCTGTCGCGCGGCGCGAATCCGTGGCCGCGCAGCTACGCGTTGCCCGCCGATATCGGCGTGCTCTCCGGCCTGACCGTCGTCAACCACGCGGGCGTCTTCTCCGCCGAGCGCCTCGACGCGGGCACCCGCCTCCTGCTCAGCGCCCTGCCCGCGCGTACGGGGCCCGAGCACGTGGTCGACCTCGGCTGCGGCAACGGGGTGATCGGGCTCGCCGCGGCGCTGTCGAACCACGAGGCCGAGGTGACGTTCATCGACGAGTCCTACCAGGCGCTCGCCTCCGCCGAGGCGACCTTCCGGGCGAACGCACCGGACGACGCCGCCGCGCGCTTCGAGGCGGCCGACGGCCTCGCGGGCTTCCCGCCGGGCACCGCCGACCTGGTGCTGAACAACCCGCCGTTCCACACCCATCGGGGCAGGACCGACGCGACCGCCTGGCGCATGTTCAACGGCTCGCGTGCCGCGCTGCGGCGGGGCGGCGAGCTGTGGGTGGTGGGCAACCGCCACCTCGGCTATCACGTGAAGCTGCGCCGGCTCTTCGGCAACTGCACGGTCGTCGCGAGCGACCCCAAGTTCGTCGTGCTCCGCGCCGTCAAGCGCTGA
- a CDS encoding helix-turn-helix domain-containing protein yields the protein MPGGRLTQQDRQQIALGLADGLAYAEIARGLGRPTSTITREVMRNGGPTAYRADLAHRATEHRTHRRRKTAPREPGAPSQAHGRDAEAVREYEEVLATVFMQSGLPKMTARVLAGLYTTDAGSLSASQLAGRLQVSPASVSKATTFLESQGLIRRERDERRRERYVVDDDVLYQSMMASARATAHLGEVARQGVGVLGPGTAAAARLENIARFVAFVSESIVRAADQAREILHTKVETTSDSAP from the coding sequence ATGCCGGGAGGCAGGCTCACCCAGCAGGACCGCCAGCAGATCGCGCTGGGACTGGCCGACGGCCTCGCCTACGCGGAGATCGCCAGAGGACTCGGCCGCCCCACTTCGACGATCACGCGTGAGGTGATGCGAAACGGCGGCCCCACCGCCTACCGCGCCGACCTGGCCCACCGCGCGACCGAACACCGCACCCACCGCCGCAGGAAGACCGCGCCCCGGGAGCCCGGCGCCCCCTCCCAGGCCCACGGACGCGATGCCGAGGCGGTGCGCGAGTACGAGGAGGTGTTGGCCACGGTCTTCATGCAATCGGGCCTGCCCAAGATGACGGCACGGGTGCTGGCCGGCCTCTACACCACCGACGCCGGCAGCCTCAGCGCCTCCCAACTCGCCGGACGCCTTCAGGTCAGCCCGGCGTCCGTCTCCAAGGCGACCACGTTCCTGGAGAGCCAGGGCCTGATCCGCCGGGAACGCGACGAACGCCGCCGCGAGCGCTACGTCGTCGACGACGACGTCTTGTATCAGTCGATGATGGCCAGCGCCCGTGCCACCGCCCACCTCGGCGAGGTCGCACGACAGGGCGTCGGCGTCCTCGGCCCCGGAACCGCGGCCGCCGCCCGTCTGGAGAACATCGCACGCTTCGTCGCCTTCGTCTCCGAGAGCATCGTCCGGGCCGCTGACCAGGCCCGCGAGATCCTCCACACGAAAGTCGAGACGACTTCGGACAGCGCTCCCTGA
- a CDS encoding serine hydrolase domain-containing protein produces the protein MSVTLTGQGRPELQKIIEEMVDSGFVGVTLRVHDEHGEWTGSAGLRELGGIEEPPIDGHVRIGSNTKTFTATVVLQLVAEGKLGLDTAVDDYLPEFGLDRRITVRMLLQHTSGVFNFTGEYFEDGTFVPGIPATPAGREWVDNRFRTYRPEELVRLALSKPARFEPGTDWSYSNTNYVLARLLIEKVTGCSVAEEMQRLILGPLDLTGTIQPAVETGIPEPHAHAYYRYEEDGQTRTVDVTRHNPSWISSGGDMISTTCDLHTFISALLGGRLLPAGLLAEMCTPETKAGYGLGVFVQERPGGGTVITHNGGMAGHAALMYSTPDGSTTLTAALNYVDDATMSMGVAFQQATQRLVAEVFGDGRAGSAEAAEPARQTR, from the coding sequence ATGTCCGTCACTCTCACCGGCCAGGGCCGCCCGGAGCTGCAGAAGATCATCGAGGAGATGGTCGATTCCGGTTTCGTCGGGGTGACGCTGCGGGTGCACGACGAGCACGGCGAGTGGACCGGCAGCGCCGGGCTGCGCGAGCTGGGCGGGATCGAAGAGCCGCCGATCGACGGGCACGTCCGGATCGGCAGCAACACCAAGACCTTCACCGCCACGGTGGTGCTGCAACTGGTGGCCGAGGGCAAACTCGGGCTGGACACCGCGGTGGACGACTATCTGCCCGAGTTCGGGCTGGACCGGCGGATCACGGTGCGGATGCTGCTGCAGCACACCAGCGGGGTGTTCAACTTCACCGGCGAGTACTTCGAGGACGGCACGTTCGTTCCGGGGATCCCCGCCACCCCCGCGGGCAGGGAATGGGTGGACAACCGGTTCCGCACCTACCGGCCGGAGGAACTGGTCCGGCTGGCGTTGTCCAAGCCCGCACGGTTCGAGCCGGGCACCGATTGGAGCTACTCCAACACCAACTACGTGCTGGCCAGACTGCTGATCGAGAAGGTCACCGGCTGCTCGGTCGCCGAGGAGATGCAGCGGCTGATCCTGGGACCGCTCGACCTGACCGGCACCATTCAGCCGGCCGTCGAGACCGGGATCCCCGAGCCGCACGCCCACGCCTACTACCGATATGAGGAGGACGGCCAGACCCGGACGGTCGACGTCACCCGCCACAACCCGTCCTGGATCTCCTCCGGCGGCGACATGATCTCCACTACCTGCGACCTGCACACGTTCATCTCCGCACTGCTGGGCGGCAGGCTGCTGCCGGCCGGGCTGCTGGCCGAGATGTGCACGCCCGAGACGAAGGCCGGGTACGGCCTGGGGGTGTTCGTCCAGGAGAGGCCGGGCGGCGGAACCGTCATCACGCACAACGGCGGCATGGCGGGTCACGCGGCGCTGATGTACAGCACGCCCGACGGCAGCACGACCCTGACCGCCGCCCTGAACTATGTGGACGACGCCACGATGTCCATGGGAGTGGCGTTCCAGCAGGCGACGCAGCGCCTCGTCGCCGAGGTGTTCGGCGACGGGCGGGCCGGATCGGCCGAGGCGGCCGAGCCGGCCCGGCAGACGCGCTGA